The Trichocoleus sp. FACHB-46 genomic interval AAGTCGGGATGTAAACTGGAGCGAATCAAGGCCGCTTCTTGGTCAAACTTCGTCTTCAGCGATCGCTTGATTTGCCAAGGGTACTCGCTGCGGTCTACCTCAGAGAAGTTTTTGCCTTGAGCGGCACACCAAACGACGCGCGGAATGGGAGCACGGACGCGACTGAGGGCTTGAGCCGCATCTGCATCTGGAATCGTCCCGAAGAAAACGCCATAGACAACAGCAAAGTGAGCGATTTCAATACTCACTCCAGTCGCCATCGAGGGCGTGGCAATCACCACATCGTAGTGAGGAGCCTGCTCGTTAATATGGCGAACAAATTCAACCGCTTCTTCATTCCCAGAGGTATCACTGGTAATTTTGATGCGGCGCTTCTCAGGGGGGAGCATGGCGGCGATCGCATCAGCGTAGTCCTTGGAGTCGGTTTGTAGCAGCACAGTTTTACCTGCCTGAATATCCTCTAGTAGTTGAGCTGTGATGGCAGAATCGTTAGGGCAATGCAGAAACTGCACCGGATAGCCTTGCGGTTGGTAATGGTTGTAAATCAAGTTCACGCCACTGTCCTCCCCTCGGAGTTGTTGCAGGTACTTCAGAGTGGAGTCGTTCAGGTCGGCGTCGGCCACCACAACTCGATGGGCCACGCGCATCAGCCAGTGTAATCGAGCTAGGAGAGCGGGACGTTTGCCATCTTTGCGGCAGGTATTTGATGTTAATAGATGCGTCAAAACTTGGCAGACTTCATCAATCACAAGGTCACAGCCGATAAATTGGTTGGGGTCAATGGAAAGCAGTGAATCGACACAGAGCCCTAAGCGCTGAGTCGTCCGTTCTCCCTGAGCATCAATCCACTGTCCATTGGCTTTATCCGCATCACTTTTCCAGGTCAGCCCCATGCGTTCAGCCAGCGATCGCCCTAGGCAACGGCGGTGGGTTAGGAGCAAGACTTTGGGAGAATCAGCCACGAGTTGCGTCATCAGCTTAGTTTTGCCCGTGCCTTTGCTGGAGCAGATCGCCAGGATGCCAGCGGAGTTAAGTTGATAGGTAGGATTGGCATCAGCGGGTGCGAGGGCAGGGAACTGAAGTTGGGATAGATCAGGAGCATTGAGAACTAAGCTAGGAGAGTAAGTGAGCTTTTGCCGCTGTTGCTGCACCCACTGCCAGTGGCTGAGAGAGGCAGCTTGGGAGTAGAGGGTTTGAAACGCCTCAGCGTCCCGGCTGACGACAAAGTCATCCACCCCTTTCTCAGGCCCGGGCAAGCAGATGACTTGCACCTCGCAGCCTTGCTGCTCTAGCAACTTACCAGTTTTGAGGATGGCCAGGTTGACGTTCTTGATGGTTTTGGGCTTGTGGTCGTGGTCGAAGCAGAAGTAGAAGCGGCGGCCGGGGACGGCAAATAGAGCGAGTTCTGGGATCAAGGACTCGGCCCAGATTTGACCGTCTTCATCGCGCAGCACCCGCCGACCGTTGAAGATGCCAGGCAGGGCGATCGCCACGTAGCCGTTGCTAAGTAAACAAGCCGCTTTTTTGGCTCCTTCGACCAGAATGATTGGGATGGTGGGATGTTCTAGCACCCACTGCCAAAAGTCCGACTTGGTTCCCAATTTAATGGCTTGAGTACATTCCCAACTCTTTACTTCAGTGGAAGTTACACCATAGCGAGCTGCTACTTCCAGCCAGAGATGCGGAGGCAGGTTGAGGAAGAAAGCGCGGGTCGGCAGCTTTGGGGGATGCTCGTACTTAATGACCTTAGACTTCTCTAAGTCGATGCGGGGACGATTGGGTTTGAAGCAACCCCAAAGCATGGGCTGCCAATCATCCAGAGGGTCCAGGCCATTGCACCACCAACCGCCAAACTCGACATGAGCGTACTGCCGCATAAGCCGCGTGACGAGCCGTCCAGAGTTGGTGCGCTCTAATTGAGGAGAGTAACAAAGATAGTCGTAAGGAGTTTCCCCACTTAAACTCCGGACGTTCCTAGCAATCAGTTCGGGGTCAACCCCACTTTTGAGCCACTCTTGCCAATGTGGGGGTTGGATATGAGCCGAAGGCGCATCCCGAGGTGCTTCCCCAGGATGAGTTCTCAGCAAAACTTGAGTATTCACGATAAATCTCCCTAATCCTTACTAAGTAAGGGACAGAGAGTTATGCGCTATCGGGACGACAACCCCAATTGAGGCTGAAGTGAGTGAAATTTCAAAGCGGAATTTATGTAAATTCCAATTGAATTCCGTGACAAATCGAGTTAATATAGGCGCATAACGATGTGGGCGACCTAACTGACGCCGCCAAGCATACAAGTTAGAGTCCCCTCTATCCCTAAAAACAACCAATTCAGCCTTGTGACCCCTTCTGTTTCCGCAGTTGGGGTTTTTGGCTTCTAGGACTACCTAGAACATAGCCATCCCCTCAATTGCGATCCCGACCGTCAAAAATTTAGAATGCATCGAGTCCACTCTCTCCTGTGCTAGTGATTTTCGATGATGGTAGTTTACCTGATCTGCCCCGCGATCGCCTCTAATTTCAATGGAAAGAAAGAAAAACGAGCCGTCTAGAGACTGGCGTGACTCAGCCATCCTCCCCTTCTTAATGAAGTGATACTGGGAGAGAACAGTTGCTTTAAGCCGATTTTGATGTGCTCCAGCGCCCTTAGGATAGCGAGAAACTCCTCAACGATGAGGTGGTGGTACTCATCTCTCAACGCTTGAGTGTGAAGTTGAAGTTGTAGAGAAGGAGGTTATAGGCATCGAGGCAAGCATCATAGCAATTGCAGGCTGTGAACCTGATAAGAACCTTATCCAAGTCTGCTTTTGCTCAAGTTGGTAAACTGTGGCTTCATTCCAGCTTTGAAGTGCGGTTGTACAACTGCCCCATTAAGGGTGCTGAGACATTCCCATGCTTCGTAGGTCTGTTGCTTGAGTGGAAGCTGAGACGAGAGTCTGTGACTGTCCCCATGAATACAGCATACAGTACTCAAATGCAAACTGCATCACATTAATGAACATGAAGTTGAGGTACAACCAGTAGGTTAAGCTGTGGGTAATAAATTCAGGCTAACCAGGTACTGTGGCAGATCGGGTAACGGTAGACATTGAAGGACTCAGAGAGCGAATTGACGAGGCGTACTCGGATAATCCGCTGTGGACTGAGCTGTCTCTAGCGCAAAAGCTGAGGCGGCTGCTTCTAGATGGATTAGAGAAGGTGGAAGGCGATCGCCTTTCAAAAACTCCTTCATCTACTTCCAAGGTCGATAGTTGAGCATGAATTTCTTAGTGTTTGCTGAGTAGGTTCTCTACGATCGAGTTCACTATATTTAGAGTCAAGATGATTGAAGAAGTCTGTCTGGCTTAATCACTATCCTCAGATGGCGAAGCTTCAATTCCTTGTAAAATGCTTTCCAATTCCATTTCCAATTGCTCTGGAGTTGGTAAACTTCCTCGTAACGATTCTGGCAAAGAATTCCGTAACTGGTAAGTTGATACTCCAATTGGTTTATTTACATCTCGCAAAGCATACTCAGCAGCTGTCTTCTTCTTACCTTTACAAAGGATGATACCGATGGTGGGGTTATCATCTCTATGCCGTAATAAGTCATCGACGGCTGAGATATAAAAACTCATTTTGCCTGAAAACTCGGGCTGAAACTCCTTAACTTTGAGATCAATCACTACAAAGCAACGTAATTTTAGATGATAAAACAGTAAATCGATGTAGTAGTCATCCCCATCTACTTCTATGCGATACTGACTCCCAACAAAAGAAAAACCAACACCTAACTCTAGTAAAAAATCTCGAATGTGCTCGACTAGAGCAGTTTCTAACTCCCGTTCTTGTACGTCTTGGCTAAGGCTTAAGAAGTCAAAATGATAGGGATCTTTGATTAATTGTTGAGCTAGGTCTGATTGTGGCTGGGGTAGAGCGCGGTCAAAGTTCGTGATGGCACCTCCCATTCTTCGGTAAAGTCCACTTTCAATTTGATGAACTAGTACATTACGGCTCCAGCCGTGTACAACTGTTTGCTTCGCGTACCAAACTCGCTCTTCAGCATCTTTGAGTTTTTCCAGCAGGCTAATGTTGTGATACCAAGTAATTTGTCCAAGCACATCTTGGACGATTGATTCATCAGGAAACGCTTGGGCAAATGCCCGCATGTAGAGGAGGTTGGAGCGAGAGAAGCCTTTGATATCTGGAAGTTCTCGCTTTAAATCTGCTGCTAATTGAGTGATTATTTTTGCACCCCAACCAGCTTGCTGTTGCCGACTCAAAATATCTTTGCCAACCTGCCAATAAAGTAGCACTAGCTCCTTATTAACTGCTAAGGCCGCTCGAACCTGGGCGTTGCGAATCCGTTCTTTCAGGTTTCGCAGAAATTTTTCATAATCATTGGATGACAAACTATTCACTGTCTGAGTTCATACGATTGGTCAACCTATATAGCAATCACAGATTTACTTCTAGCGCAGATAAAGCTTAGTAACTCAATCGTCCAAGTGGTGCTTGGACAATTAGTTCGTTTGCACTATTCAATTCTAAAACTTACTTTCCATGAGAAGCGACTATTTCCCTCATGGCAAAAACAGAAGTGCGAATTTCACTCCACCAATGACTCAAGCTGTCCTAACAATTTCTCTAGTGTTTTTGCCTTTTTTGGATCTTCCCAAATCTTGGCTTGCCTAACCCGCCGGTAAACATCCTTCATACGGTTTGGTAAAGCGCTGGGAACGCCTGTAGTTTTAGTAGGCTGGATTTCATGGATGTGCTTTTTGATCTCTCTAACTGAAAGATTGTGCTCTAAAGTTTCAGCAAGCAGCTGTTGTCGCTCTTGTACATCCTTTACCTGAGCAATTGTTCGCGCTTTTGTATACTCAAGTTGGCCTTGCCGTAAAACATGGAGAACGTCTTCAGGTAAATTGAGTAAGGGTAAACGGTGGCTACGGAAGCTATCTGGGCTTAATCTGCCGATAACCGAAAAGATTTGTTCTACAAGCTCCCATTGGCTACGAACAACGTTGTTCGTAATTTCAGTACCTTGCTTTTGTAGATTGGCAACGTGATTGAGCAGAGAGACGGCCTCTTCTGGTGAGCACTCTAAACGAATTGAGAGTAGTTGAAGGATTGCCTCTGTTTCCTCAATTGGATTGAGATCCTCTCTTTGCAGATTTTCTAGAAGCGCTACTTGGATTGCATCTTGATCTGCAAGATCTCGGATTAGAACTGGCACTTTTTCAAGCTTGAGGGTCTGAGCTGCTCTGTAGCGACGTTCCCCAGCAAGCAGTTCATACCCACCCTCTAAGGACGGACGAACCAATAGCGGCTGTAAGATACCATGCTCACGAATTGAAGCAACCAAACTGTCCATTGCTTGAGGTGAAAAATAGCGTCGAGGCTGTTGTGAAGGTAAATGGATTTGGGCCAGCGACAAATATTGATCACTGGGTTCTGCCTCTTGCTCTTGAAGCAGAACATTAGGCGTCACTCCTACAAAATCAAGAAATTGCCTTGTCTTATTAGGGAACTCCATTTCATCCGCCATTGACAATCGTTTTTTGGCCATATCACACTTGCTCCACAATTGCTTGAACGACTGCTCGATACGCTGAGGTCAGTTTCTGCTCAGAGGTGTATTGATGGATGGGTTCTCGGGCTAAATTTGACTCTGGAAACTGAACTGATTTAGGGACAGGTTCAAAAATTTTGATGCCTGTTAACTTAGCTTGTAGGGTTTTGAGAGCATCTTGGGTCGTGAGCGTGCGATCAGCCATGGTTGGTAAAACCCCCAAGATTTGTAATTCTGGGTGAGTGTCCTCATCTCGAATACCATCGATGGTTTCTAACAGTTGTCGTAACCCTTCAAGCGCAAAGAATTGACACTGAACTGGAATTAAAACTGTATCTGCCGCCATTAAAGCGTTTAGGGTCAGCATTCCTAAGCTAGGAGGACAGTCAATCAAAATATGCTCATAGTCTTGACGTAATGGGTTTAACTTCTTTCTAAGAATTCGGCTATTGTCTGCCACCGTTAGGATCTGCTTCTCTCCAGTGGCAAGGGAAATGTCAGCGGGTAATAGACTAATGCCTGCTTTAGTTTCAACGATCGCTGCGGTTGCTTGTTGCTTGCGATCGATCAGGACTTCGTAAGCCGTTTTCTGATCAGGCTGAATTTTTACCCCTAGCCCAGTGGTTAAGTTGCCCTGAGGGTCAAAGTCAACAACTAAACAAGAACCCTGCTCCGCTAGTAAACCTCCTAACGCGATCGTGGAGGTTGTCTTGGCTACCCCACCTTTTTGATTCGCGATCGCAATGATCATATTATTCTCAAGACCTTGATTTTTGTGTTAAAAAATCACTTTATTTGACTGATTCTATGACAAATTGAACGTTTTGTAGCTGCTGCTAGACAAAGAACAAAAAGCAGACTAGAGATGAAGCCTAAGTTCAATACTGTGTAGGAATTCAAATGGGTCGAAGCTTGCCTTTGCCCCTTAGGGTCAAGAAGGTGTTGCCGGTTCAATCCCATTCTGGAGGCGATGTGAAGCCTGCTGCGGAATTGGGCACATTAGGCTTGTAATTTGTCCTGGGCAGATGGAGAGGGAAGACGAAATGATTCAGATGAGTTACGACTTTGATCAGGCTATCCTACCCATGGGCGCTGCATTAAAGACGAACGTGCTCCTGCGGTTTCGGGCTGATACCCCTGAGTCTGCTCGACGGCAGCTGAACCTTTCCTTAGTGATCGATCGCTCAGGCTCCATGGCAGGTGCTCCTCTACATCACGCCCTCAAAGCCGCTGAGTCGGTGGTGGATCAACTAGAGCCCGAAGATACGCTCTCCGTAGTCGTTTATGACGATGCGGTGGATACGGCTGTATCTCCTCAGTCCGTGACGGACAAAGCTGGGCTTAAAACTGCGATTCGTCGGGTACAAGCGGGTGGTATTACCAACTTGTCAGGAGGATGGCTCAAAGGTTGCGAGTATGTGAAAGCACATCTGGACCCTCAAAAAATCAACCGTGTCCTGCTGCTCACCGATGGCCATGCCAATATGGGGATTCAAGACCCCAAAGTATTGACGGCAACCTCAGGGCAAAAAGCAGAAGCAGGCATTGTCACTACCACCCTGGGGTTTGCCCAAGGTTTCAACGAAGATCTTTTAATTGGCATGGCCAGATCGGCCAATGGTAACTTTTACTTTATTCAGAGCATTGATGAAGCGGCTGAAGTATTTAGGATTGAGCTAGACAGCCTCCGGGCAGTGGTAGGCCAGAATCTGCTTGTGACGCTGGAATTAGCAGCAGGGGTCAGCTTAGTTGACACCTTGAGCCTTGCTAAAGTGAGCCAGAATGACGCTGGGGCAACGGTGCTCTCCTTAGGAGAGCTTTATGAGGGCGAAGACAAACTCTTGGGCTTGAGCTTGGCCATTTCTGAGGCGGCGATCGCGGCCCTTCCTGGAAGTGAACTGCCCCTAATGAAGTTGCACTACAGTGCGGATGTGGTTCAAGATGACCTGATCCAAAACGTGTCAGGAGCCACAGAAGTGGTGGCTAGAGTTGGGACGGTTGAGGAAGCGGCAATGGCGGCTTCAAGTCATATTATTCTGGAGTTAAGCCGTCTAACCATTGCTAAGGCCAAAGAGACCGCTCTTGATTTGGCTGAACATGGCAGGCATGAGTCAGCTGAACAAATCCTCCGCGACTTGATCCAAGACCTGCGCCAGCAGGGATTAAATGAGAATTTTGAGATTGCGGAAGAGATCGACCAGCTAGAGTATTTTGCCGGTCGCATCGCTCAAAAAGCTTTAGGCAATGCTGGGCGTAAGGAATTACGGGATCAGACTTATCA includes:
- a CDS encoding ParB/RepB/Spo0J family partition protein, translated to MAKKRLSMADEMEFPNKTRQFLDFVGVTPNVLLQEQEAEPSDQYLSLAQIHLPSQQPRRYFSPQAMDSLVASIREHGILQPLLVRPSLEGGYELLAGERRYRAAQTLKLEKVPVLIRDLADQDAIQVALLENLQREDLNPIEETEAILQLLSIRLECSPEEAVSLLNHVANLQKQGTEITNNVVRSQWELVEQIFSVIGRLSPDSFRSHRLPLLNLPEDVLHVLRQGQLEYTKARTIAQVKDVQERQQLLAETLEHNLSVREIKKHIHEIQPTKTTGVPSALPNRMKDVYRRVRQAKIWEDPKKAKTLEKLLGQLESLVE
- a CDS encoding ParA family protein, giving the protein MIIAIANQKGGVAKTTSTIALGGLLAEQGSCLVVDFDPQGNLTTGLGVKIQPDQKTAYEVLIDRKQQATAAIVETKAGISLLPADISLATGEKQILTVADNSRILRKKLNPLRQDYEHILIDCPPSLGMLTLNALMAADTVLIPVQCQFFALEGLRQLLETIDGIRDEDTHPELQILGVLPTMADRTLTTQDALKTLQAKLTGIKIFEPVPKSVQFPESNLAREPIHQYTSEQKLTSAYRAVVQAIVEQV
- a CDS encoding VWA domain-containing protein, which codes for MIQMSYDFDQAILPMGAALKTNVLLRFRADTPESARRQLNLSLVIDRSGSMAGAPLHHALKAAESVVDQLEPEDTLSVVVYDDAVDTAVSPQSVTDKAGLKTAIRRVQAGGITNLSGGWLKGCEYVKAHLDPQKINRVLLLTDGHANMGIQDPKVLTATSGQKAEAGIVTTTLGFAQGFNEDLLIGMARSANGNFYFIQSIDEAAEVFRIELDSLRAVVGQNLLVTLELAAGVSLVDTLSLAKVSQNDAGATVLSLGELYEGEDKLLGLSLAISEAAIAALPGSELPLMKLHYSADVVQDDLIQNVSGATEVVARVGTVEEAAMAASSHIILELSRLTIAKAKETALDLAEHGRHESAEQILRDLIQDLRQQGLNENFEIAEEIDQLEYFAGRIAQKALGNAGRKELRDQTYQTMSRNRSDLAGRGVTAGEEVYAMPTVSEVGSGVELHCVREGGKLRVKVISEGYDGTKNIQFPRAIRAEGARYVVEGLELSSDLSFYRVKGDITRFTKPGEVDIFVAARSSRPVSTGKASTGPASAADFSTTDAVGNGVLVQCVKEGSKLRARVVSDAYEPDWNMRFPRSIREEGMLYVVDEVKTAPDGKSYIACGEIKRFVQPALAS
- a CDS encoding plasmid replication protein, CyRepA1 family, translated to MNTQVLLRTHPGEAPRDAPSAHIQPPHWQEWLKSGVDPELIARNVRSLSGETPYDYLCYSPQLERTNSGRLVTRLMRQYAHVEFGGWWCNGLDPLDDWQPMLWGCFKPNRPRIDLEKSKVIKYEHPPKLPTRAFFLNLPPHLWLEVAARYGVTSTEVKSWECTQAIKLGTKSDFWQWVLEHPTIPIILVEGAKKAACLLSNGYVAIALPGIFNGRRVLRDEDGQIWAESLIPELALFAVPGRRFYFCFDHDHKPKTIKNVNLAILKTGKLLEQQGCEVQVICLPGPEKGVDDFVVSRDAEAFQTLYSQAASLSHWQWVQQQRQKLTYSPSLVLNAPDLSQLQFPALAPADANPTYQLNSAGILAICSSKGTGKTKLMTQLVADSPKVLLLTHRRCLGRSLAERMGLTWKSDADKANGQWIDAQGERTTQRLGLCVDSLLSIDPNQFIGCDLVIDEVCQVLTHLLTSNTCRKDGKRPALLARLHWLMRVAHRVVVADADLNDSTLKYLQQLRGEDSGVNLIYNHYQPQGYPVQFLHCPNDSAITAQLLEDIQAGKTVLLQTDSKDYADAIAAMLPPEKRRIKITSDTSGNEEAVEFVRHINEQAPHYDVVIATPSMATGVSIEIAHFAVVYGVFFGTIPDADAAQALSRVRAPIPRVVWCAAQGKNFSEVDRSEYPWQIKRSLKTKFDQEAALIRSSLHPDLIPVLAAEVDWEQNPHLHLWADITASLNRAMWHLRDQLQARLLYEGNTVEAIAAEPMQPIKQRVQEAKQHNRALEYQAISTAPALSTTERLALEAKEVLSLEEKRALEKTRLADFYAVPLEAVTLELVAFDERGKRRGQIARLEMLLYPVLAAQKTTEAIAKQSGWKQGLWIPDLPTAEGERVARVLLGLLPFLVPGQEWTNEDLEPLGAISRRYAQDVKRWLGFKIPDDPEQGNNLWIFRRLLLQLGIQTAARRQGRNQKRSVWITPEAWQTVQSILDRRHLRRELSNLAASHVVTPSNY
- a CDS encoding PDDEXK nuclease domain-containing protein; its protein translation is MNSLSSNDYEKFLRNLKERIRNAQVRAALAVNKELVLLYWQVGKDILSRQQQAGWGAKIITQLAADLKRELPDIKGFSRSNLLYMRAFAQAFPDESIVQDVLGQITWYHNISLLEKLKDAEERVWYAKQTVVHGWSRNVLVHQIESGLYRRMGGAITNFDRALPQPQSDLAQQLIKDPYHFDFLSLSQDVQERELETALVEHIRDFLLELGVGFSFVGSQYRIEVDGDDYYIDLLFYHLKLRCFVVIDLKVKEFQPEFSGKMSFYISAVDDLLRHRDDNPTIGIILCKGKKKTAAEYALRDVNKPIGVSTYQLRNSLPESLRGSLPTPEQLEMELESILQGIEASPSEDSD